DNA from Actinomyces sp. oral taxon 897:
GACGGCTCCGCCGGCACCACGCAGGGCCCGCTGACCGCCGAGGACCTGGCCACCCGCGCCCGGCGCCGCGAGACCGCCTAATCCTGCCCCGGAGTCCGCCCCGCCTTCCTCGCCGCCGCAGAATAAAGCCCCGGCGAGACCTAACCCCGCCCGGGGCCGCCCTCGACTGTCTCTAGGCAGGTTGGTAGGGATGCACGCCTAGCCCTGCCCCCGGGAGCTGCCCGTCCTGCCTACCCCGGGCGCCGCCCGCCACGGCTGCGTTGATCCCGGCTGACGGGCCCGCCCCTCCTGCCTGCCCTGGGCGTCGCCCGCTTGGGTACTGATCAGCCCTGACCCAGGTGAACGCGCTCTCGTGTAAGTAAACGCGCTCTGGCTCCGGTGGACGCGCTCCCACGCATATGGACGCCACTTAAGGCGACGTTCACATACGCTAAATGGCGTTCACACGCACGAAACGGCGTTCATATACGCGAAGGCGCGTCCAGCCCCAGGCCGGTAACGCCCAGGCTCAGGCCGCCCGGCCCGCCAGCAAGTGGGCGAACTCGGCAAGAGCCTGCTAGCCATGGTCCTGGCCGCACCGGCCCATCGGCACTGCTCCACGGCGTCCTGGACTGCCTGGGCCCGTTCACCGGCCTCGGTCAGGGCACTGTGGACAAGCCTGCCCGCGGAGGCCGTTGGCTGCCAGTCCGGCCCCGGACGAGGCGGTGGACCGCCTGCCCGCAGAGACCGTTGACCACCAGGCGCTCACGTATCCCGACCAGGGCGGGCTCTTCCAGGCCATCCAGGGCTGCGACAGCCTCACGTGTGGCGCTGCGAGGCGTCAGGACGCGCCCAGGTCCAGGAGGAGTCGGTGTACTCCTCCTCGGTAGGCTCCAGGACGCCCAGGACCATGGCGAGCGCCTCCGGGCCGCCTAGACGCGCCTGCATATCGGGGCGGTTGCCAAGAGCACCCAGGAGCCGCTCCAGCTGCCGGCAGGAGACCGGGAGTACCACACAGAGAACTGCACCGGCCCACGACCCTGGGACTCAATGCGCACACGCCCTGAGACCGCCGTCACCCGTGGTTCCCGGTCCCAGGGGAGGAAGTCGCCGGAGGAGTCGGTGCGCGTGACCTGCACCCCCATGGGGCTCAGGAGGATCCCCGGTCGTACCGGGCCACCACGGTAGATGATCCTCACCAGGTAGAAGGCCGCTTCCAGGCCGAGGGCCCCGATCAGCCCCCCGGCCAGGACCGGCACGTGGTCACCGGCCAGGAGCGCCGCAAGCACGGTCAGCGGCGCCAGGGCTGCTATGAGCCTCAAGGCCAGGCCCCAGGCAACGAGCTCACGGGAGCCCAGCATCCTCACGCCCTCAGGCGACGCCGTCCAGGCCGTACGCCCCCGGGCGCGGCAGCGGCGCAGGCGCACCATGCTCAGCAGGTAGGTCCCGCAGAGGCAGCCGAGCCAGACCACCACCGCGACCAGGAGCACGCCCGCACCAGCCCACCAGGCCAGGGCCGCACCCATGGCGGTCGCCAGGGACAGCAGCGCGAAGACCCATATCGCCCGGTGCTGGCGGCGGTCCTCCCACGTGCACCCGGCCGACGGGACGTGCGGCGGGACATGGGGCAGGCCGTACAGGGCGGACATAGTGACGATAGTACGTTCCCGGTCAGCTGCCTGACGCACCCGAGTCCCTCCGAGCGCCAGGCTCGGCGCGCTCGGCTCGGTGGGCCCCTGGGTCCTGACCACCCAGGCCCTGGGCCCGGCTCGCGGTGTACCCGGTTCGGTGCTCCGGCTCGGTACCCCGGATCTTGGTGTACCCAGCTCGGTGGCCCGGCTAGGCGTCCCGCGCCCCGTCCCATGAGGACAGCAGAGGCTTACGCCATGCCGTCCGCTCAGAACCGCCTCTGGGCCTCGGGCCCGGGGGTGGGGTCCCCGCAGCGCCTGGCGGGCCTTACCGGACCTGCTCGGGGGTGACCCCGGGACAGTCGGGATCCCTGCAGCGCCTGGCGGGCCTCAGCTGGCGTCTCCGCCGTCGACGTCGTCCTGCCGGAGCCGGGCCTCGACCCGCTCGACCTTGGCGCTCAGCTGTCCCGTCCAGCCGGGGCGGATGTCGGCCTTGAGGACGAGGGCCACGCGGGGGCTCACCTCGGCCACGGCCTGGCAGGCAGCCTTGACTACCGCCATGCACTCGTCCCACTCCCCCTCAATGGTGGTGAACATGGAGGTGGTCTCACTGGGCAGGCCGGAGCTGCGCACCACGCGCACGGCCCGGGCCACCGCCTCGGACACCGAGCCGTCAGGCGCGTCGGTAGTGGTGGGGGACACGGAGAAGGCGACGAGCATGCCCCCAGGTTAGCCGGACCAGCCGAGCTGGTGTTGGCTGGCCGACCAACCAGGCTAACCAGAGCAACCGAGCTGGCCCGGCGCGCCCTGCCACGTACCGCGGCAGCTCGAAAGGGCAGCCGGGCTGGCGCAGGGCACACCCCGCCCCACGACCAAGGGGACCGGCATTGATCTCAGCGCGAACGGGCGCTCTCATTCACCCATGCTCCCACGGATGAGGGGACCAGCATACGGAGCACTACGGAGAACTGCGTGTAGGGGAACATTCTGTGCACAGGAGAACATTTTGTACAGAGAGTAACCGATTGCGCACAAAGTAACCAATCCAGGTCACTTTGTGCGCAAAACGTCCCGCTCTGCACAAAATGTTCCCCTGTGCGTGGTAGCCGCCAGAGGACTAGGTCCCGGCCTGTTCGAGCCCTTTGAGCTGGTCACCGTGGTCCGCCCGTGAGGTGGTGAGCTGGTGACGCAAAAGTGCGGGGTGGCCCCTGACCGCCCGTGCCCGCGCGTGGATGCGCCGGGCCGGGGGGTCTTAATGCACCTAGCGGTGCGGGGTGCTCCCTGACGTTCCAACCGAGCGGATCCTGGCAGTGCTCCCGAGTCTTAATGCACCTAGCGGTGCGGGGTGCTCCCTGACGACCCCTACAACCAGAAAGGTTACTATCATGGAGTCTTAATGCACCTAGCGGTGCGGGGTGCTCCCTGACCCCTGCTCCTGGGAGGCGCGTGGTTGCAACGTTTCCAGGGGCTGGATCGCCACCGGCCCTGCGGGGCCCTTAATAATGTCCCTGATCCTACCACGCAGGGTCTCAAGACTTGCGGTTCTAAACCCGTCTCCGGAAAATCGATTGCACTTATATTCCAGTGGAGTCGTCCTGGCCGCGTGAGCCCTGGCATCACCCACGCCCCGACCTCACGCGGCACCCTGCGAGACCTCAGGACACGCCCAGCTCCAGGAGGAGTCGGAGTACTCCTCCTCGGTGGACTCCAGAACATCCAGGACCGTCTGAAGAGCATATGGTCCGTCAAGTCGGTGACGCTTTGAGACGCTGCGAGAGAAGGTGTCCAGCAGCCGCTGGAACTGACGGCACGACACCGGAAGGAGCGACATGGGGAACCGCATCTCATCAACTCTTCCTTGTGTGTTAACAAGCAGGTCCCCGCCGTTTACGTGCGAGGCCGAGGGCTTCTGCGACCAGGGAATGAAACTGCTTTGCCCCGTGATCCGGGTAAGCCGAACACCCTCACCCGTAACGAGGATGCGCTCCCTCGCAGGCAGACTCCTCCAGAAACAACGTACAGCGCCCACGGAAGACAGTACGAACGCGACGCCAAGGAAAGACCCTGGAAGATAATCGCTGCAAATCATTTCGAACGCGCCAGAGAAAGCAAATGATAAATACAGTACCCACGGCGCCAGATCAAGTATCATCAATTCTCGTGGCACCTCCATAACGACTCCACTTTCAGTCGCCGACCACAGAGAGCGCCCTGCCCTCATATAGTGTCTCAAACGGATCAACGACACCGCATAGATCGTGAACATCCCACCTAGAGGAAGATAAGCCAAGAATATTACTGGATCCTCTAGCACGGCCAGCAGAAGAAGCGGGGACGATAATGCCGCACCCCCGGAGAATATCATTGTATTCTTACGTCGCCCTCGATCCGCCTCGGCGCAGGTCCCAATGCGTCTGCTCCTCAGCCAAGAAGGCCATATAAGTTCATATTCTTCTAACATTAGGATTTCTCCAGCACCCCACGACAGTGTGGCTGGACCACCTTCCAATGTTCTCCGCAGGCCGCACTGGGCCCGCCTGAGCACGTGAGCCTTGGCATCACTTCCTCTTCCTGTCGCCCAGATTCTGAGGGCCTCGCCTGGCCGCGTGAGCCCTGGCATCACCCACGTCCCGGCCTCCACGCGCCACCCTGCGAGACCTCAGGAGGCGCCCAGGTCCAGGAGGAGTCGGAGTACTCCTCCTCGGTGGGCTCCAGAACGTCCAGGACCGTCTGAAGAGCGTGCGGCCCGTCAAGCCGACGTCGCCACTGCCTCGAGGAACGGGGCGAGAAGGCATCCACCAGACGCTGGATCTGACGGCTCGACACCGGCACGTAGGCCATAGGGAACTGCCAACCCTCATGTAGGTCGCTTGTCCCGATAAAAAGGGACGGCCCTCTGCCTCCCTGGACGACCGGCTCCTGGGACCAGTCAAAGGACACCTGCTCGCCATTGATCCGGGTAAAACGGATCCTCTTGCCGTCAAGGAGGATACGCTCAGCCTCCGGCCCCCCTTCCCGGAACATAAGCACAAGATATACTGACCCGCAGATTCCGGCACCGCCGACAGCTCCTCCGGAAACAGCGGGAGCCCCTAGGGCGTGAATCAGGACCGCCCCTGGAAGACCGAGCATCATGAGCCCCCACGGAACCAGTTCCCAGACAATGATCTCCCGGGGAACCACCATGGTCACACCACGATCTGTGCCACGCCAGAGGCATCGGCCTTCACGT
Protein-coding regions in this window:
- a CDS encoding thiamine-binding protein, whose translation is MLVAFSVSPTTTDAPDGSVSEAVARAVRVVRSSGLPSETTSMFTTIEGEWDECMAVVKAACQAVAEVSPRVALVLKADIRPGWTGQLSAKVERVEARLRQDDVDGGDAS